A genome region from Fusarium musae strain F31 chromosome 5, whole genome shotgun sequence includes the following:
- a CDS encoding hypothetical protein (EggNog:ENOG41~antiSMASH:Cluster_5.3) yields MSEENQLFWKAYASTVKNIMVSGPVGDNTRVYIAAANTAGISGGKDIPAVCTNWGIYQYADFLLDPTNPNFVASKVSRYSEALNMTLQTLTPGAGGDNSPDAWDRLNKAKERLAILRTEMEDARKQAMQDFKDDDNPDKPKSFAQWAPLNANAYLVAFQNWEAATNEVQMKTNAIGGAGSALLAEAMKSAANGSNTLTEIKGFNMKASFQSVTYDAAGRPVLPDPLETQYVPQYSISGYAEMLDGWIGFTNKKPDEFGISLSTGQQSSFKDIGFTEAQGNASFSRFPVFDFYASGGGRVEHSNFDMSSNAKDVKVSLKIQHYKTVPFEPGSWDVDVNSLIAKLGAKPPAMFQKVRPTQMLVAQGVSMEISFSGDAKTAFDQDYKKTVQGGGGISIFGFRIGASGSSSEENGSHRNTWDSSAGVLTINAENSRASANVLAVMGEIVSA; encoded by the exons ATGTCTGAAGAGAACCAGCTCTTTTGGAAAGCCTACGCCTCGAccgtcaagaacatcatggtCAGCGGCCCTGTTGGTGACAACACCAGAGTCTACATCGCTGCTGCCAACACTGCTGGCATCTCCGGTGGTAAAGACATTCCCGCTGTCTGCACCAACTGGGGAATCTACCAGTATGCGGACTTTCTGCTGGATCCCACCAACCCCAACTTCGTCGCCAGCAAAGTCTCGCGCTACTCTGAAGCGCTCAACATGACCCTGCAGACCCTCACTCCG GGCGCTGGTGGTGACAACTCTCCTGATGCCTGGGACAGACTCAACAAGGCTAAGGAGAGATTGGCTATCCTTCGCACCGAGATGGAGGACGCCAGGAAGCAGGCTATGCAGGACTTCAAGGACGATGATAATCCTGACAAGCCTAAGTCATTCGCTCAGTGGGCCCCTCTCAATGCCAATGCCTACCTGGTCGCCTTCCAAAACTG GGAGGCTGCCACGAATGAAGTTCAAATGAAGACTAATGCCATTGGCGGCGCTggctctgctctgcttgcCGAAGCTATGAAGAGTGCCGCTAACGGATCCAACACTCTCACTGAGATTAAAGG ATTCAACATGAAGGCTAGCTTTCAGTCAGTCACTTACGATGCTGCTGGAAGGCCCGTCCTTCCTGACCCGCTTGAGACCCAATATGTCCCTCAGTACTCCATCTCAGGCTACGCTGAGATGCTCGATGGCTGGATTGGCTTCACGAACAAGAAGCCGGATGAATTCGGTATCAGTCTCTCTACTGGCCAACAGTCTTCCTTCAAGGACATCGGCTTCACTGAAGCTCAGGGTAATGCTTCCTTCAGTCGCTTCCCCGTCTTTGACTTTTATGCTAGTGGAGGTGGACGTGTTGAGCACTCCAACTTCGACATGAGCTCCAATGCAAAGGACGTCAAGGTCTCTCTCAAGATCCAACACTACAAGACCGTTCCATTTGAGCCTGGTTCTTG GGACGTTGACGTCAACAGCCTCATTGCTAAGCTTGGTGCCAAGCCTCCCGCCATGTTTCAAAAGGTCCGCCCTACGCAGATGCTCGTCGCCCAGGGCGTCAGCATGGAAATCAGCTTCAGCGGTGACGCCAAGACTGCTTTTGACCAGGACTACAAGAAGACGGTTcaaggtggtggtggcatcAGTATTTTCGGATTCCGCATTGGAGCTTCTGGTTCCTCTTCTGAGGAGAATGGGTCTCACCGCAACACTTGGGACTCGAGCGCCGGTGTTCTCACCATCAACGCTGAGAACTCTCGCGCATCCGCCAATGTCCTGGCTGTCATGGGTGAGATTGTCAGTGCTTAG
- a CDS encoding putative secondary metabolism biosynthetic enzyme (EggNog:ENOG41~antiSMASH:Cluster_5.3~SMCOG1139:aminotransferase class V) produces MDYQTKSPFTMTEHGAESISETMAAHLQSFGEWQIQKDIIYLDNGAFGSCPKSVVEKQKNIRQRIEENPHEFFERSYVSGLEASRRSLADFLHVDYRDIFLLPGATHAMNVVIQSLRFDPDDEILTTNVAYSSVRMVLDHVAKRDGAHIVVVDVPLLVTGPEDVMQRILAGVTPRTRFAVIDHIPSRTGLVLPAKRIVKELESRGIDTLVDGAHAPGMIQLDLKDINAAYYVANCHKWMCAPRGIGFLHVRRNRGQNIKPLVIARSPYVVGKSEHSVLEHSFGWMGTYCPSAMLSLPSAIDHLNKVMPGGYVDLTSRNHDLAVLARRIVCKAIGVDIPCPDSMIAAMATIPLPDSPGPEQEGMLPIQQALWKEHGIVIPVYSWPSYPKRVIRLSVQAYNTLDQYLKLADCLRIVLHNERTSFSLASVGSVELPTPPYTRRQSGDSAYSSSSEFHLACGCSSSGTKSLSAGYGVPRPPYQDIEKPTLAMLCNLAESRLLRILHGTFSFDPVSLFPTAGACEVALTSTSEFQKHANLETSKMAYMLSCISRRRIPQIMASSVSHLLETEDIIENWPLPMNTLKNQSQVLSRAVTFEMNAPRAPANFTVDRNEFVSRVVPYETESHKENLSLKFWGRALADFTTKGRWSPDRIASFLQIHAFLRDPVCGLRNNFESQRDNFLKLLNNLTKELEKSSQTIREDIAAQLAAESSFLSQPLISNASYVHFSEDQQLVYSYVDISDMARSEFSCPEIVIGMIDDIINCWSGDEIRIAPIAVANIHPICSSHDSRQIIIDGNNRITTLTFLKFVSIYGLSNLAEAEDNLREYCRDSGFGPVYFVDFCAVLEALRNKAAHTLSQLQTVFDMGHFKHITQVPCLVTEEASFITKVLVHGEEIAQPIHQSVFATDDLLVALPAKMQCHGRAKGFKALPVR; encoded by the coding sequence ATGGATTACCAGACAAAATCCCCCTTTACTATGACCGAACACGGTGCAGAGTCTATTTCTGAAACTATGGCAGCCCATCTCCAGAGTTTCGGAGAGTGGCAGATCCAGAAGGACATCATTTACCTAGACAATGGTGCCTTCGGATCATGTCCAAAATCCGTCGtcgagaagcagaaaaaCATTCGGCAACGCATTGAAGAAAATCCCCATGAGTTCTTCGAAAGATCATACGTCTCCGGCTTGGAGGCCAGTCGGCGCTCTCTGGCTGACTTCCTACACGTCGATTATCGGGACATCTTTCTACTTCCTGGCGCAACTCACGCCATGAACGTTGTCATTCAGAGTCTGCGATTCGACCCAGATGATGAGATATTGACTACGAACGTCGCTTACAGCTCTGTGCGTATGGTGCTTGACCATGTTGCCAAGAGGGACGGCGCTCATATCGTTGTCGTCGACGTGCCTCTACTAGTCACAGGCCCCGAAGACGTGATGCAGCGTATCCTTGCTGGTGTCACGCCTCGCACGCGTTTTGCAGTCATCGACCACATTCCAAGCCGAACTGGTCTCGTGCTTCCAGCAAAAAGAATcgtcaaggagcttgagTCCCGCGGTATTGACACCCTGGTCGACGGAGCACATGCGCCTGGCATGATTCAATTGGATCTTAAGGATATCAACGCCGCGTACTACGTCGCCAACTGTCACAAATGGATGTGCGCGCCACGAGGAATTGGCTTCCTCCACGTTCGCCGGAACCGCGGTCAGAACATCAAGCCGTTGGTAATTGCCAGGTCGCCGTATGTCGTTGGCAAGTCCGAGCACTCTGTGCTCGAACACAGTTTCGGATGGATGGGGACCTATTGCCCCTCGGCAATGCTCTCCCTTCCCTCCGCTATCGATCATCTCAACAAGGTGATGCCAGGCGGGTACGTCGACTTGACGAGTCGTAACCATGACCTGGCAGTTTTAGCCCGGAGAATTGTCTGCAAGGCTATCGGCGTAGATATTCCGTGCCCGGACAGTATGATCGCTGCTATGGCGACTATACCGCTCCCAGACTCTCCAGGGCCTGAGCAGGAGGGTATGCTTCCCATTCAGCAAGCTCTATGGAAGGAACATGGCATTGTAATTCCGGTTTACTCTTGGCCTTCATACCCTAAGCGGGTGATTCGTTTGTCGGTGCAGGCTTATAATACGTTGGATCAATACCTCAAGCTAGCCGACTGTTTACGTATCGTGCTGCACAATGAGCGAACGTCATTCTCGCTTGCCTCTGTTGGCTCCGTTGAACTTCCGACACCCCCTTACACAAGGAGACAAAGTGGCGACTCTGCGtactcttcctcatcagagTTTCACCTAGCATGCGGATGCTCCAGTTCTGGAACCAAGAGCTTGAGTGCGGGATATGGTGTGCCTAGACCGCCGTACCAAGACATTGAGAAACCAACCTTGGCCATGCTCTGTAACCTCGCTGAATCAAGATTACTGAGGATCTTACATGGCACGTTCTCCTTCGATCCTGTTTCCTTGTTTCCCACTGCTGGAGCTTGCGAGGTGGCACTCACCTCGACCAGTGAGTTCCAGAAACATGCAAACTTAGAGACCTCAAAAATGGCCTACATGCTGTCTTGCATTTCACGGCGCAGAATTCCACAGATAATGGCTTCTTCTGTATCGCATCTGCTTGAGACTGAAGACATAATTGAGAATTGGCCTCTGCCAATGAACACGCTCAAGAACCAGTCTCAGGTACTCAGTCGAGCAGTCACTTTTGAGATGAACGCTCCTAGAGCGCCTGCCAACTTCACGGTCGATCGCAATGAGTTTGTCAGTCGAGTTGTGCCGTACGAGACGGAAAGCCACAAAGAGAACCTCAGTCTGAAGTTCTGGGGCCGTGCTCTGGCAGACTTCACGACCAAGGGAAGATGGTCTCCAGATCGAATTGCATCTTTCTTGCAGATACATGCGTTTTTGAGAGATCCTGTTTGTGGACTGCGCAACAACTTTGAATCCCAGAGAGATAACTTCCTGAAACTGCTCAACAACTTGACGAAGGAGCTGGAAAAGTCGAGCCAGACTATACGCGAAGATATTGCAGCGCAGTTGGCAGCCGAGTCTTCATTCCTTTCGCAACCTCTGATCAGTAATGCAAGCTACGTTCATTTTTCGGAGGATCAGCAACTCGTATACTCGTACGTTGACATTTCCGATATGGCACGGTCTGAGTTCTCTTGTCCAGAAATTGTGATTGGCATGATTGACGATATCATCAATTGCTGGTCTGGGGACGAAATCCGTATTGCCCCGATCGCCGTAGCAAATATCCATCCTATTTGTTCAAGCCACGATTCTAGGCAAATAATCATAGATGGTAATAATCGGATTACTACCCTGACCTTCCTCAAGTTCGTCTCTATCTACGGACTCTCAAATCTTGCGGAAGCCGAAGATAATCTGCGAGAGTACTGCCGAGACAGCGGATTTGGACCAGTTTATTTTGTCGACTTCTGCGCTGTGCTAGAAGCGCTGCGGAACAAGGCGGCGCATACATTGAGCCAGCTCCAGACTGTTTTTGATATGGGACATTTCAAGCATATTACGCAGGTGCCGTGTCTGGTTACGGAGGAGGCATCTTTCATCACCAAAGTGCTGGTCCATGGAGAGGAGATTGCACAGCCGATTCATCAGTCTGTTTTTGCGACAGATGATTTGCTTGTAGCGTTGCCGGCGAAAATGCAATGTCATGGGCGGGCGAAGGGGTTCAAGGCTCTTCCAGTTAGGTAG
- a CDS encoding hypothetical protein (antiSMASH:Cluster_5.3): protein MKTLGLIGGMSWESTTTYYQEINRRVREVQGGLHSAQCIVFSFDFANIEALQHAGKWDEAGEMLNDAAAKLKLAGADALVLCTNTMHFVSHGIEPASQLPLIHIVDPTAEAIIKAGYKSVGLLGTRFTMEKDFYKQRLVEKFGLKVIVPGDSDRDTVHNVIYQELCNGIIQEKSREDYHSVIRRLKAEGAECLIMGCTEIGLLVDEAGSELPVFDTAKLHAIAAADWAMKE, encoded by the coding sequence ATGAAGACGCTCGGCTTGATCGGCGGCATGAGTTGGGAGTCGACTACAACGTACTACCAAGAGATCAATCGTCGCGTTCGCGAAGTCCAAGGCGGCCTTCACTCTGCCCAGTGCATCGTGTTTTCCTTCGACTTTGCCAACATCGAGGCCCTTCAGCACGCGGGCAAATGGGACGAAGCTGGCGAGATGCTCAATGATGCAGCGGCCAAACTCAAGCTCGCTGGTGCAGATGCCCTGGTTCTCTGCACCAACACAATGCACTTCGTTTCTCACGGCATTGAACCGGCCTCGCAACTACCTCTCATTCACATCGTCGATCCTACTGCCGAGGCCATCATCAAAGCAGGCTACAAGTCCGTCGGCCTCCTCGGAACGCGTTTCACCATGGAGAAAGACTTTTACAAGCAGCGCCTGGTCGAGAAATTCGGGCTCAAGGTCATTGTGCCGGGTGATAGCGACAGAGATACGGTGCACAACGTTATCTACCAGGAGCTCTGCAACGGGATCATTCAAGAGAAATCTCGCGAGGACTATCACTCTGTCATCCGTAGACTCAAGGCTGAGGGTGCTGAGTGTTTGATCATGGGTTGTACCGAGATTGGTCTATTGGTTGATGAGGCGGGAAGTGAGTTGCCGGTTTTCGACACTGCAAAGCTTCACGCTATCGCTGCTGCTGACTGGGCCATGAAAGAGTGA
- a CDS encoding hypothetical protein (EggNog:ENOG41~MEROPS:MER0066227~antiSMASH:Cluster_5.2), producing the protein MFWAFDLKESNTTNKAYFFPGLVAHATDKSTLEVVADAITSAPGCRPENISSFASFAKFIHERQYLGLEMDMLALDLVPVEKSRLKIYFRDRRTDFRSVKEMMSLGGRIHGEDFDVGMRNLRSLWDALIGTSEMSDDVPLPYNNHRTAGVLYNVEFRTSSTTPKVKVYIPVRHYAKNDSQILDALGDFLADQTSKLPDVVIDSLWTKRYSDCLYNIL; encoded by the coding sequence ATGTTCTGGGCATTTGACTTGAAAGAGTCCAATACTACGAACAAGGCATATTTCTTCCCAGGTCTTGTTGCCCACGCAACTGACAAGTCAACGCTTGAAGTTGTAGCGGATGCCATCACTTCTGCCCCGGGTTGCCGACCGGAGAACATCAGCTCTTTCGCTAGCTTTGCTAAATTCATCCATGAGCGTCAGTACCTGGGCCTTGAGATGGATATGTTGGCATTAGACTTGGTTCCCGTTGAAAAGTCAAGACTGAAAATCTACTTTAGAGACAGGCGAACAGACTTTCGATCAGTCAAGGAGATGATGTCACTGGGAGGCAGGATACATGGCGAAGATTTTGATGTTGGCATGAGAAATTTGAGAAGTCTCTGGGACGCGTTAATAGGAACGAGTGAAATGTCTGATGATGTTCCTCTACCATACAATAACCATCGGACAGCTGGAGTTCTCTACAACGTCGAATTCCGCACAAGCAGCACAACACCAAAGGTTAAGGTCTATATACCTGTCCGGCACTATGCGAAGAACGACTCGCAGATCCTTGACGCCTTGGGAGACTTTTTGGCAGATCAGACAAGCAAGTTACCAGATGTTGTGATCGATTCACTTTGGACAAAAAGGTATTCAGATTGCTTATACAACATTTTGTGA
- a CDS encoding hypothetical protein (EggNog:ENOG41~antiSMASH:Cluster_5.2): MRLTGTLATSKRNFTLLANGGSKLVWKAYAIALQAHMTTQDDLDNSAKAIFVASPGLFDIPAGEFAPQQITNDHIFRRTDCLQNARSPFYTSDGESYFDSRRKYLQAIHDDVCLFTPFVRSQNTNEKSAMTSSIVAGSISKLRSEVEQAQDISAQAYLRDLDLYQKFAAVAGSELIEFEAWGEKFGIYYAWAKSEQKRLESDYTLAATKTSSSVGLVLAAFDLARDTSTLRLGSNMPCSNMDIPSSIGRAQTPLVVPADQTYYRPLYSINGLDRRVDSWVGAQDGGREEVELDLDLGNAKTASWAGLGFPNLDHEPLYDTKAVDATNADVTLSLKAGGMQAFDVDRGFW; this comes from the exons ATGCGGCTCACGGGAACACTGGCTACTAGCAAGCGGAACTTCACTCTCTTGGCGAACGGCGGATCAAAGCTTGTTTGGAAGGCTTATGCTATTGCATTGCAGGCCCATATGACAACGCAAGATGACTTGGACAATTCTGCCAAGGCGATCTTTGTTGCCTCTCCAGGCCTCTTCGACATCCCTGCAGGAGAGTTTGCCCCTCAACAGATCACCAACGACCACATATTCCGCCGAACCGATTGTCTGCAGAATGCTCGATCTCCATTCTACACATCTGATGGAGAAAGCTACTTTGATTCTCGTCGCAA GTATCTACAGGCTATCCATGACGATGTATGTCTCTTCACGCCATTTGTGCGCTCGCAAAATACTAATGAGAAGTCGGCCATGACTTCATCCATTGTTGCTGGCTCAATCTCCAAGCTACGCTCCGAAGTTGAGCAGGCGCAGGACATCAGTGCACAGGCATACCTGCGTGACCTCGATCTATACCAGAAGTTTGCAGCTGTGGCTGGATCTGAGCTTATCGAATTTGAAGCGTGGGGCGAGAAGTTCGGCATTTATTATGCATGGGCCAAGAGCGAGCAGAAACGGCTCGAATCGGACTACACCCTTGCGGCCACTAAAACATCAAGCAGTGTTGGGTTGGTGCTGGCTGCATTTGATCTGGCACGGGATACCTCAACGCTCAGACTTGG GAGCAACATGCCATGTTCAAACATGGATATCCCATCTTCAATAGGACGCGCACAGACTCCACTAGTGGTTCCTGCTGATCAAACCTACTATCGGCCCCTGTACTCAATCAACGGCCTTGACCGAAGAGTTGATTCCTGGGTTGGTGCTCAAGACGGTGGCcgtgaagaggttgagttagatctcgatcttggcaaTGCCAAGACAGCTTCTTGGGCAGGTCTGGGGTTTCCCAATCTCGATCATGAGCCTCTGTACGACACCAAAGCTGTTGACGCTACCAATGCGGACGTGACCCTATCACTCAAGGCTGGGGGTATGCAAGCATTCGACGTTGATCGGGGCTTTTGGTGA
- a CDS encoding hypothetical protein (EggNog:ENOG41~SMCOG1294:Nitrilase/cyanide hydratase and apolipoprotein~antiSMASH:Cluster_5.2) has product MSAPIRVAVTQAEPVYLDLAASVKKACGLIAEAAENGAKLVAFSECWLPGYPAWIWARSVDFELQTRYIYNSLPIESEAMDMVKAAAKENSIAVALGFSEKSPSHSVYISQAIISPQGEVLLHRRKIKPTHMERTVFGDGTGADLNNVVEVDFGAEHGKIKVGCFACWEHTQPLLKYHSISQGEVIHISMWPPIDPSMGVNHPGLWSMTADGSQNLSQTYAIESATYVLHCTSVCTQKGIEVLKTQDGLACRQPGGGHSCVIGPDGRLLTEPLGDGKADTEGIVYADLDLTRVVATRGFLDIVGHYSRPDLLWLGVDRQPKENVIAKQYKPAVQEETESTLY; this is encoded by the exons ATGTCCGCCCCCATCCGAGTCGCTGTCACGCAGGCTGAGCCTGTCTACCTTGACCTAGCTGCATCTGTGAAGAAAGCATGTGGTCTTATTGCCGAGGCGGCGGAGAACGGGGCGAAGCTTGTGGCCTTTTCTGAGTGCTGGCTACCCGGTTATCCTGCGTGGATCTG GGCTCGATCTGTGGACTTTGAGCTGCAAACGAGATACATCTACAATTCGTTGCCGATTGAGTCTGAGGCTATGGATATGGTTAAAGCAGCTGCCAAGGAAAACTCCATCGCTGTTGCTCTTGGCTTCTCCGAGAAGAGCCCCTCTCATAGCGTGTACATCTCACAGGCGATTATCTCACCTCAGGGCGAAGTTTTGTTGCACCGAAGGAAGATCAAGCCCACCCATATGGAACGTACTgtctttggtgatggcaCTGGTGCTGACCTGAACAATGTCGTGGAAGTGGACTTTGGAGCTGAACATGGTAAGATCAAGGTTGGATGCTTCGCATGCTGGGAGCACACGCAACCACTTCTCAAGTATCACAGCATCTCGCAGGGTGAAGTGATCCATATCTCCATGTGGCCACCCATTGATCCCAGCATGGGCGTTAACCATCCTGGTCTGTGGAGCATGACGGCCGATGGGTCCCAGAACCTGTCCCAGACATATGCAATTGAGAGCGCCACTTATGTGCTTCACTGTACGTCTGTATGCACCCAGAAGGGGATCGAGGTTCTGAAGACGCAGGATGGGTTAGCTTGTCGCCAGCCTGGTGGAGGCCATAGTTGCGTTATCGGACCTGATGGGCGACTCTTGACTGAGCCTCTGGGGGATGGAAAGGCAGATACCGAGGGCATTGTCTATGCTGACTTGGATTTGACTAGGGTTGTAGCGACTCGGGGATTTTTGGACATCGTGGGTCATTACAGCCGTCCGGATCTGCTGTGGCTTGGAGTGGATCGCCAGCCCAAGGAGAATGTCATTGCCAAGCAATACAAGCCTGCAGTGCAAGAGGAGACAGAAAGCACTCTCTATTGA
- a CDS encoding hypothetical protein (antiSMASH:Cluster_5.2), giving the protein MTALAGQIAEIWILYVIGTAMIAARIFCRTKMVGYRNYDWDDYLVIAVAGMWTAAPVIGQVFVQGAEGRHTSDLTFEERKNMSEEDSKKWAYGSQMFLLGLTGYVVILWTLKFNMLCFYSRVVRGLWTERFVKPLMMMVLVGIQTSRLKKSGLFLLFSLGFFCMFAAILRFVLIFNASPQLQSPTIAFTNTSQLNQKGVSALWSMREDCVGIFVGQAPMVTPLLKRRFWVMAGYATDKTSNSQTPHYNGSRLESHELRSGRANNSKVHDPYSITNVVSRSESQEEIVQKDLPSLPEEPRQFRSGIRVEQRIDVEAVQGTYTPPRDPRW; this is encoded by the exons ATGACTGCGTTGGCTGGTCAAATCGCAGAGATATGGATCCTCTACGTTATCGGCACCGCCATGATCGCGGCGCGCATCTTTTGTCGCACGAAAATGGTCGGGTATAGGAACTACGATTGGGACGATTATCTCGTTATTGCAGTGGCT GGAATGTGGACTGCTGCACCCGTAATTGGCCAAGTCTTTGTCCAAGGCGCCGAGGGCCGCCATACCTCCGACTTGACCTTCgaggagagaaagaacaTGAGCGAGGAGGATAGTAAGAAGTGGGCGTATGGTTCGCAGATGTTCCTGCTTGGGTTGACTGGGTACGTGGTTATTCTGTGGACGCTCAAGTTCAATATGCTGTGCTTTTACAGCCGTGTTGTGAGGGGTCTGTGGACGGAGAGGTTTGTGAagccgttgatgatgatg GTTTTGGTTGGCATCCAAACCAGTCGCCTCAAGAAGTCTggtctcttccttctcttcagcttgggcttcttctgcATGTTCGCTGCCATTCTTCGcttcgtcctcatcttcaacgcaAGTCCCCAACTTCAATCCCCTACAATAGCATTTACTAACACGAGTCAGTTGAACCAAAAAGGTGTCTCAGCTCTATGGTCAATGCGCGAAGACTGCGTCGGCATCTTCGTCGGCCAAGCCCCGATGGTTACACCTCTCCTCAAGCGCCGCTTCTGGGTAATGGCAGGCTACGCCACCGACAAGACGAGCAACTCTCAGACACCGCACTACAACGGCAGTCGGCTCGAGAGCCACGAACTTCGGTCTGGGCGCGCGAACAACAGCAAAGTGCATGACCCTTACTCAATAACCAACGTGGTTTCTCGGTCCGAGAGCCAAGAGGAGATCGTGCAGAAGGACCTGCCTTCTTTACCGGAAGAGCCGCGTCAGTTTCGGAGTGGTATTAGGGTGGAGCAGCGTATCGATGTTGAGGCAGTACAGGGGACGTATACGCCGCCGCGAGATCCTCGATGGTAG
- a CDS encoding hypothetical protein (SMCOG1092:hypothetical protein~antiSMASH:Cluster_5.2), producing MDPPKEEVIFNERFVKIICVGAGVSGLCFAYKLRRSFQNYSLTIYEKNPEVGGTWYENTYPGCACDVPSHNYTYSFEPKADFSSVLASSDEIKEYFEGFAVKYDLLKHIKTEHQVVETSWDQPKGHWNVRVTDLESHTTTNDWCHILIHATGYLNKPAWPSVPGLEKFKGPKLHSAKWDSSVSLDGKDILLIGSGASSVQILPTIQPRVKFVKVFVRTPRWTLPSVNSKKGKFSPEEIEKFVSDPHSVMKLRLENERTLNSFFTMYMKGTVLQKQARDHLESEMKKVVVDEEVQKKLVPDFPVGCKRILPSGDQFLYAAKKDNVQVIYSGVKEITETGCVSDDGQHYEGDVIIAATGFDTSFIPRYPIHFKGHNLQEDWSTSITGYMGVGISECPNSFTLAGPWSPISNGPVIAPIEAQVDYVCAFIDKYQTEPSMHSMSLKAAACYDFKTYMAHVTQKMVWSDNCRHSHNIKPNWGQSSITWPGSTLHYLEAMREPRFEDYDFEYNGNRFAWLGNGLSQTEWDPTADLAYYVRHEDDGRHLSRGARTRVISKSGSQLPRELHRQAKLAAKS from the exons ATGGATCCACCCAAGGAAGAGGTGATTTTCAATGAGCGCTTTGTCAAGATCATTTGCGTTGGCGCTGGCGTTTCTGgactttgctttgcttaCAAGCTGAGGAGATCTTTTCAGAACTACTCATTAACT ATCTATGAGAAGAATCCAGAAGTGGGAGGGACTTGGTATGAGAATACTTACCCCGGCTGCGCCTGCGATGTCCCCTCACACAACTACACGTATTCCTTCGAACCAAAGGCAGATTTCTCCTCCGTTCTCGCCAGCTCAGACGAGATCAAGGAATATTTCGAGGGCTTTGCTGTTAAGTATGATCTACTCAAACACATCAAGACCGAGCACCAAGTCGTCGAGACTTCTTGGGACCAACCAAAAGGCCATTGGAACGTTAGAGTTACCGATCTTGAGTCCCATACGACAACTAATGACTGGTGCCATATTCTGATTCATGCGACCGGATATTTGAACAAGCCAGCTTGGCCATCTGTGCCAGGACTCGAGAAGTTCAAGGGACCCAAACTTCACAGCGCCAAGTGGGATAGCAGTGTATCTCTTGACGGCAAGGATATTCTGTTGATAGGGTCCGGTGCATCAAGTGTTCAGATTTTACCCACCATCCAACCTCGCGTCAAGTTTGTCAAGGTCTTTGTTCGAACACCTCGATGGACTCTACCCTCTGTCAACTCAAAGAAGGGCAAATTCTCTCCGGAAGAGATCGAGAAATTCGTCAGTGATCCACATTCAGTCATGAAGCTACGACTGGAGAACGAAAGGACACTAAATAGCTTCTTCA CTATGTATATGAAAGGAACTGTTCTTCAGAAGCAAGCTCGTGACCATTTAGAGAGTGAAatgaagaaggttgttgttgatgaggaagttCAAAAGAAGCTTGTTCCCGACTTCCCGGTTGGATGCAAACGGATTTTACCTTCTGGGGATCAGTTTCTCTAC GCAGCCAAGAAAGATAATGTCCAGGTGATCTACTCTGGTGTCAAAGAGATCACCGAAACAGGTTGCGTAAGCGACGATGGTCAACATTACGAAGGCGATGTCATCATTGCAGCCACTGGCTTCGACACATCGTTCATTCCTCGGTACCCCATCCATTTCAAAGGGCATAACCTCCAAGAAGATTGGAGCACCTCTATCACTGGCTACATGGGAGTCGGCATCTCTGAGTGCCCCAACTCATTCACCCTCGCTGGACCATGGTCCCCAATCTCCAACGGCCCCGTCATCGCTCCCATAGAAGCCCAGGTGGACTATGTCTGCGCTTTTATCGACAAGTACCAAACTGAACCTAGCATGCATAGCATGAGCCTGAAGGCAGCAGCATGCTACGACTTCAAGACCTACATGGCACATGTTACTCAGAAAATGGTGTGGTCTGATAACTGCCGCCACTCACATAACATCAAGCCGAACTGGGGTCAGTCTTCGATCACATGGCCTGGATCTACGCTACATTACTTGGAGGCTATGCGAGAGCCCAGGTTTGAGGATTATGACTTTGAGTATAATGGGAATAGGTTCGCGTGGCTGGGGAACGGGCTCTCTCAGACCGAGTGGGATCCTACGGCTGATTTGGCATACTATGTAAGACacgaggatgatggaagGCATTTGAGTAGAGGAGCAAGGACAAGAGTCATTTCGAAGAGTGGAAGTCAGCTGCCGAGAGAACTCCATCGCCAAGCGAAGCTTGCCGCCAAGAGCTAG